The Syngnathus scovelli strain Florida chromosome 17, RoL_Ssco_1.2, whole genome shotgun sequence sequence ATGCGTCAGATGATGTAATGAAGACCTGATGACAAGATGGCGGCAGGCAGTGAGAAGATGGCGGCAGGTGGACGTTGAGCAGGACGAGTTTGCTGAAGTTGAACTTGTACGTGAATCGCTTGCCTTTGGTCTTGTGCAGAATGCGCTTGTTGTAATAGTATCTACATCATACAGTCAAATGTGACCACGGCATCCATTTTGCACCATGATGGCAGACGTACTTCCGGGCGGCAAAACGCTTCCGCCGATGGTGCCGTTAGGAAACGAAGCCATCTACCAAATGTCTTTTGACTGAAATTGTTTTCAGGTGACGTCACATCAAGCGATCAACTTTGTGCCACCCAGAAGTACTTTCCCACCTCTTTAGTTGCCTTACCTCAGCGCCCGACTCAGCTTGTCGTAGTTCATGTGCGGCTTTCCCTTCCTCTCGCCCCACAGCCGGGCCAGTCGCTCGGGGTCGTGGATGACGAACTCGCCCCACTCGCCCCCCCAGCCGATGGCGTCGCCCCGGCCGCCTCCGCCCAGCAGTTCCAGCAGGAAGTGCCAGAGCTGCACCTGACGAGAGCCCGCCGACCACGCCGGCTTGTAAGCCCAGTCGGGAAACGCCACCGCTGCCGGGAACACAAATTTTCCCTCGCTTACAACTCACATGTGCTCGAGTCACGACGGTAGCATATTTCAGTCTATATGCAGAGGCCGACGTTCAACGGCTGTATTGAGCCCTTCCAAAAAGTCACAACATCAGTCAGTCCACAAACACACGCTTACTTCGACTCCAGCACGGTGACAAACAAGAACCAAGTGAGGCCGTGCACTGCATCTGAGGAAGGAAACAGCAGGATGTAGCAAATGTACTTCCATTTTGAACATCTCTGGCTGGATGGGTTCCGATAAAATTACATTCGCGGAAAACGGTCAGcgatgagttaaaaaaaaaaaaaagttaccttGATGAAGAGGACAAAGAGGATGAGGATGTGGTGGTCCGCTTTCACGAGTGAGACAAGACTGAAGGATGGATGCAGCTCAATCTGAAAATCTCCTCCTGGAACACCCCCACAAagtcccccaccccaccccacctcacCAAAactccctccttcttcttcccgTCCCACAACGAGACAGACGGTGCTGCAATTTGGATCTCTGAAGGCAACACCTGGTCCGAGAAAAACTGTGATTTCACCCCAAATGCAACAATGGCAATGTGAGGGAGGTCAAAGTGTAGACTCCACACTGTCCCTGAGGACATCGcttgaatgaaataaaaaacgTGATTTCAAATTCTTCATCAAGGTCACACGCAacttggatggatggaagaatgGACCACTTTTTTCTTTCACATTGCAAATTGAATCATCTTTCAAGCATTTTGGCTAACATTAGCAGAGCTTATCTTTAGCATAAAAACTGAATAAGGTGCCTCGATTTAGGTGGTTGCGTAACAAACGGGACGAGCCAATTGAAGCTGCGAGCTTGCTCGTCTCAGCTCCATATCCAGCatgtcaaaatgttttttaaatcaacagACTTTTTTACATTTGTAAAACAAGGAATAATCTGATGATTGACTCGACAGGCATCATTTCAGACTGCGCCTGAAGGCAACACCTGGCTAGGCTGTGgaaaatgaacaaaagtcaTCTTACAAGCGTCGTTTTAGTTATGCGCAACAAATGAAGAGATCAAACACTAAATGGAATTTCAAAACAGTAACTGCCCGTGGCGATACACACGATCCAAATGATTAccgtgtatacacacacacgcgcgttaTATTCGTAAAGTCTTTGAGATGGAAAAGCTGACACCGGAGGCTTTCAATTCCAGTGTAAACACAAATAGTCTGCCAGACACACATCAATTATGGATGCGGCTAATTGACTTTTAGCAGCAAAGGGgtcacttgcaaaaaaaaaaaaaagtctgaaaccCAACACACcttgatgcacacacacacgcatctcgAGACAGACGTGACATCATCGCTAGTATTACTGCGGCCTCATGCATATTCACGATTCGGCATTCATGGATTCAGCtattagttaatttttttgggggtgtaATTTGTGCGACTGCTCGCTTATTCAAAAAGCAAATGGATTGTTTTGCACCTTTATCCAAATTCTTTTGATCCTGTCCATGAAGGTTTTCCTGGGAACCAATCGTAATCTTTTTCTTGACCTCCCTGGCAGAGGTCAAAATCCTAATATTGTACCAGGAAACAAGGGATTTGTGGGCAAAATAATATCTGAGCCATCATCGTCTATCCCTCAGTCGGCAGTATTACTGCGACTGTGACAAACTGTCCGTGTGTGCGCTAAGTCTGGATTTGATCCGACGCTAAAAGGACTGTTTGTTTTACGGCTGACAAGCGCTCGCTTTAATCTGGCGCTTAGCCTTACGCTTCTTATCCTCATCCTGCCCTTCATCTTAATCCtatcatgtacacacacacacatacaaatacacttgcacacacacacacatgcacacacacattagccTTGCATCTTAGCCTCAACCCAGTCTTGTCGTCTATCATTTCCTCTACATTTGAACACAGCACATTgtgccctgtgtgtgtgtgtgtgtgtgtgtgtgtgtgtgtgtgtgtgtgtgtgcgtgtgggtgcgtgtgtgtgtgttgaagagGATGATGTTATTGCAGAAGATGAGGGTCACACTGCAACGGCTCTTCAGGGTCAAATCGAGTTAGCGTCTAAGAGGGATGGAGGCtttagtgagtgtgtgtgcgtgtgtgtgacagtcagagtgagtgtgagagagagactgagagtgtgtgtgtgtgtgtatgtgtgtgtgagagagagagagacagagagagagagagatttctgTAGTCCTTGATGAGAGCagactgatctttttttttttttagctaaacCAGGAACTGAATTATAGTTGATTTGCTGTGCTTTTACTGGACTGccaatttgaaataatgtccCCTTTTTTAAGTGGTTGGTAATTAAATGTTTTATCAGTTAATTGgcaaaacaaatgattattGAAATTTATTAGTTGCAGCACTTTTAAGACGCTTTATATAAGACCAGCTAATTTTAttacattgtttttttaatttgtcttcTATAGAAAAA is a genomic window containing:
- the LOC125985255 gene encoding ETS domain-containing transcription factor ERF-like; translated protein: MQCTASLGSCLSPCWSRTVAFPDWAYKPAWSAGSRQVQLWHFLLELLGGGGRGDAIGWGGEWGEFVIHDPERLARLWGERKGKPHMNYDKLSRALRYYYNKRILHKTKGKRFTYKFNFSKLVLLNVHLPPSSHCLPPSCHQMLQSRPLAFSVLPGVGDLPIQASWPHLILPPCCLPNCSQFHHPFAPPLSLPQTSSPFVAWRDHLSRLRLGKQNPPEDGEL